In Synechocystis sp. PCC 6714, the following are encoded in one genomic region:
- the ftsH3 gene encoding ATP-dependent zinc metalloprotease FtsH3 produces the protein MSKNNKKWRNAGLYALLLIVVLALASAFFDRPTQTRETLSYSDFVNRVEANQIERVNLSADRTQAQVPNPSGGPPYLVNLPNDPDLINILTQHNVDIAVQPQSDEGFWFRIASTLFLPILLLVGIFFLFRRAQSGPGSQAMNFGKSKARVQMEPQTQVTFGDVAGIEQAKLELTEVVDFLKNADRFTELGAKIPKGVLLVGPPGTGKTLLAKAVAGEAGVPFFSISGSEFVEMFVGVGASRVRDLFEQAKANAPCIVFIDEIDAVGRQRGAGLGGGNDEREQTLNQLLTEMDGFEGNTGIIIVAATNRPDVLDSALMRPGRFDRQVVVDRPDYAGRREILNVHARGKTLSQDVDLDKIARRTPGFTGADLSNLLNEAAILAARRNLTEISMDEVNDAIDRVLAGPEKKNRMMSEKRKTLVAYHEAGHALVGALMPDYDPVQKISIIPRGRAGGLTWFTPSEDRMESGLYSRSYLQNQMAVALGGRVAEEIIFGEEEVTTGASNDLQQVARVARQMVTRFGMSDRLGPVALGRQGGGVFLGRDIASDRDFSDETAAAIDEEVSQLVDQAYQRAKRVLVENRGILDQLAEMLVEKETVDSEELQTLLASNNAKLALLV, from the coding sequence GTGAGCAAAAATAATAAAAAATGGCGTAACGCAGGCCTATATGCCTTGTTGTTAATTGTCGTTTTGGCGCTGGCATCGGCATTTTTCGATCGCCCGACCCAGACCAGAGAAACCCTGAGCTACAGTGATTTCGTCAATCGGGTAGAGGCCAATCAAATTGAACGGGTTAACCTCAGCGCCGACCGCACCCAGGCCCAAGTGCCTAACCCCAGCGGCGGCCCTCCTTACTTGGTTAATTTGCCCAATGACCCCGACTTGATCAATATCCTCACCCAACACAACGTGGATATTGCGGTCCAGCCCCAGAGTGACGAAGGTTTCTGGTTCCGCATAGCCAGCACCCTATTTTTGCCCATCTTGCTTTTGGTGGGGATTTTCTTCCTCTTCCGTCGGGCCCAGAGTGGCCCCGGCTCCCAAGCGATGAATTTTGGTAAATCCAAAGCTCGGGTGCAAATGGAACCCCAAACCCAGGTTACTTTTGGGGACGTGGCCGGCATTGAGCAAGCCAAACTAGAACTCACCGAAGTGGTGGATTTCCTGAAAAATGCGGACCGCTTTACCGAGTTAGGGGCCAAAATTCCTAAAGGCGTACTCCTAGTGGGGCCCCCCGGTACCGGTAAAACCCTCCTAGCCAAAGCTGTTGCTGGGGAAGCTGGTGTGCCTTTCTTTTCCATCTCCGGTTCGGAATTTGTGGAAATGTTTGTCGGCGTTGGTGCTTCCCGGGTGCGGGATTTGTTTGAGCAAGCCAAAGCCAATGCTCCCTGTATTGTTTTCATCGATGAGATTGATGCAGTGGGTCGTCAACGAGGTGCTGGCCTCGGTGGTGGTAACGATGAGCGGGAACAAACCCTCAACCAGTTACTAACCGAAATGGATGGCTTTGAAGGTAATACCGGCATCATCATTGTGGCCGCCACTAACCGCCCCGATGTCTTGGACTCCGCTTTGATGCGTCCCGGTCGTTTCGATCGCCAGGTGGTAGTGGATCGTCCTGACTATGCTGGTCGCCGGGAAATCCTCAATGTCCATGCCCGGGGTAAAACCCTTTCCCAGGATGTGGATCTGGATAAAATTGCCCGTCGTACCCCTGGTTTCACCGGTGCTGACCTGTCCAACTTGTTGAACGAAGCCGCCATTTTAGCTGCCCGTCGCAACTTGACCGAAATTTCCATGGACGAAGTCAACGATGCCATTGACCGGGTGTTAGCTGGTCCCGAGAAGAAAAACCGGATGATGAGCGAAAAACGTAAAACCCTAGTGGCTTACCATGAAGCCGGCCACGCTTTGGTGGGTGCTTTAATGCCGGACTACGATCCCGTGCAAAAAATTAGCATCATTCCCCGGGGCCGGGCCGGTGGTTTAACCTGGTTCACCCCCAGTGAAGACCGCATGGAATCCGGTTTATATTCCCGCTCCTATTTACAAAATCAGATGGCTGTTGCCCTAGGGGGCCGCGTCGCCGAAGAAATTATTTTCGGTGAAGAAGAAGTCACCACCGGTGCTTCCAATGACCTGCAACAGGTGGCCCGGGTAGCTCGCCAGATGGTAACCCGGTTTGGCATGAGCGATCGCCTTGGCCCCGTAGCTTTGGGTCGTCAGGGTGGTGGGGTGTTCCTTGGCCGGGACATTGCCTCTGACCGAGACTTTTCGGATGAAACCGCCGCGGCGATCGACGAAGAAGTGAGCCAATTGGTAGACCAAGCCTATCAAAGGGCCAAACGAGTCTTAGTAGAAAACCGAGGCATTCTGGATCAATTAGCAGAAATGCTAGTGGAAAAAGAAACCGTTGATTCTGAAGAGTTGCAGACTCTTCTTGCTAGTAACAATGCCAAATTGGCGCTTCTAGTGTAG
- a CDS encoding alpha/beta hydrolase produces the protein MNVRFPHLCFSLAFASLLTVAPSLKAAERVVLTYSVLQESISIEELGELSRTGKVSPSLKAYLKMANKNPEELRGWLNQPFQADPVTLSRVLNSFAGEYVLNQVGQVIHTPSKRDNKEALRGAIITSAEKDNQVRLIEVLENYPTPELHVNGDRLMELYQQVEGLTALLGRLPF, from the coding sequence ATGAATGTGCGTTTTCCTCACCTGTGTTTTAGTTTGGCCTTTGCTAGTTTACTGACGGTGGCCCCTTCCCTGAAAGCGGCGGAACGGGTGGTGCTCACCTATAGCGTCTTGCAGGAATCCATCTCCATTGAGGAGTTGGGGGAGTTGAGTCGCACTGGGAAGGTCTCCCCCTCCCTCAAGGCCTATTTAAAGATGGCAAATAAAAACCCGGAGGAATTGCGGGGTTGGCTCAATCAACCGTTTCAGGCCGATCCAGTTACCCTCTCCCGGGTACTCAACAGTTTTGCCGGGGAATATGTGCTCAATCAAGTAGGTCAGGTAATCCACACCCCTTCTAAACGGGACAATAAAGAAGCTTTGCGGGGAGCCATTATCACCTCGGCGGAAAAAGATAATCAGGTGCGGCTCATTGAAGTGCTGGAAAATTATCCCACCCCGGAACTCCACGTCAATGGCGATCGCCTGATGGAACTGTATCAACAGGTGGAGGGGCTGACGGCGTTACTGGGGCGTTTACCCTTTTGA